In Vreelandella piezotolerans, one genomic interval encodes:
- a CDS encoding PhzF family phenazine biosynthesis protein produces the protein MKIDLYQVDAFASKPFEGNPAAVCPLEAWLDDALLQAIAAENNLSETAFFVPTEAGYHLRWFTPSVEVDLCGHATLAAAWVVFHALGVVAEAVAFETRSGVLTVRREGDMLVMEFPAKTLAPLDMHAEVAAALGGIEIEELLISDDIVVVVEEASVIERLAPDMQRLKQLPGRGVAVTAKGDDVDVVSRWFGPKVGVEEDPVTGSAHTSLAPYWAARLGKQALTARQGGARQGALSCVVEGERVMIKGRVAPYLTGQITLPDS, from the coding sequence ATGAAAATCGACCTCTACCAAGTAGATGCTTTCGCCTCAAAACCCTTTGAAGGCAACCCAGCCGCCGTGTGCCCGCTGGAGGCGTGGTTGGATGATGCGCTGCTGCAGGCCATTGCAGCGGAGAATAACCTGTCCGAAACCGCATTTTTCGTACCCACGGAAGCGGGCTATCACCTGCGCTGGTTTACGCCTTCGGTGGAGGTGGATCTGTGCGGCCACGCCACCTTAGCGGCGGCCTGGGTGGTGTTCCATGCCTTGGGCGTGGTGGCCGAGGCGGTGGCCTTTGAAACCAGAAGCGGTGTACTGACCGTTCGCCGTGAAGGCGATATGCTGGTGATGGAATTCCCCGCAAAAACGCTCGCCCCGCTAGACATGCACGCGGAAGTCGCCGCTGCCCTAGGCGGTATCGAAATCGAGGAACTGCTGATCTCGGATGACATTGTGGTGGTAGTCGAGGAGGCGAGTGTGATTGAACGCCTTGCACCAGATATGCAGCGGCTTAAGCAATTACCGGGGCGGGGTGTGGCTGTTACTGCGAAAGGTGATGATGTGGATGTTGTATCTCGCTGGTTTGGCCCCAAGGTCGGCGTGGAAGAAGACCCGGTCACCGGCTCGGCGCATACGTCGCTCGCACCTTACTGGGCAGCGCGTTTGGGTAAGCAAGCGCTGACTGCCCGCCAGGGAGGGGCGCGCCAAGGCGCGCTGAGCTGCGTGGTAGAAGGTGAGCGCGTGATGATTAAAGGCCGCGTTGCGCCTTATCTAACGGGGCAAATCACGCTGCCTGATAGCTAA
- a CDS encoding DUF808 family protein yields MAIGGLIGLLDDVAALAKLTAASLDDVSAAAGRATAKAAGVVSRLVPIQRAHSK; encoded by the coding sequence ATGGCCATTGGCGGCTTGATAGGATTACTGGACGACGTTGCCGCATTGGCGAAGTTGACCGCAGCATCACTGGACGATGTGAGCGCAGCCGCTGGGCGAGCAACGGCGAAGGCGGCCGGGGTGGTGTCGCGCCTCGTGCCTATCCAGAGGGCGCATTCTAAATAA
- a CDS encoding DedA family protein → MTVEQLVESYGSVGLFVGSSLEGEASAMLGGIMVHQHLIRFWPAIIALALGSFLADQVFFLLGHWWRNSAIVRSVQGSTAGARVLTTFNARPDVFAFSLRFLYGLRMAGAVTIGTTDYPWLRFILLNAMSALIWALAWVTLGYLFGQALAPLFERLSGYSHFIWAGVVVAFCIAAVAVMASRRRRAKRMTTRD, encoded by the coding sequence ATGACTGTCGAGCAGTTGGTGGAGTCTTATGGCAGCGTCGGCCTATTCGTGGGGTCGAGCCTGGAGGGCGAAGCCAGCGCAATGCTGGGCGGCATCATGGTTCACCAGCACTTGATTAGATTTTGGCCCGCGATCATCGCTCTGGCGCTGGGTTCTTTCCTGGCGGATCAAGTATTCTTCCTGCTCGGGCACTGGTGGCGCAACAGCGCTATCGTTCGTTCGGTTCAGGGTAGCACAGCGGGTGCGCGTGTACTGACCACGTTCAATGCTCGCCCGGACGTTTTCGCGTTCTCCTTGCGCTTTCTTTATGGGTTACGCATGGCCGGTGCGGTGACGATCGGTACGACCGATTACCCTTGGCTGCGATTTATCCTGCTCAATGCTATGTCGGCGCTGATCTGGGCGCTGGCCTGGGTCACGCTCGGTTATCTGTTTGGTCAGGCCCTTGCGCCACTGTTCGAGCGGCTGAGTGGCTATTCCCATTTTATATGGGCGGGTGTTGTCGTTGCCTTTTGCATCGCGGCAGTGGCCGTGATGGCTTCCAGGCGGAGACGAGCTAAGCGCATGACGACGCGCGATTGA
- a CDS encoding DUF1330 domain-containing protein: MPAYIVLTRERTHDSEEMQRYSEKAKAAREGHDPQPLAFYGDVEVLEGSDMEGAVILRFPDMAAARAWYQSPAYQEARKHRFQGADYRVFLVDGLTEA; encoded by the coding sequence ATGCCCGCTTATATCGTTTTGACCCGTGAGCGCACCCACGACAGCGAAGAGATGCAGCGCTATAGCGAAAAAGCCAAAGCCGCCCGCGAAGGCCACGACCCGCAGCCGCTAGCGTTTTACGGCGATGTTGAAGTATTGGAAGGCAGCGACATGGAAGGTGCGGTGATTCTACGCTTCCCCGACATGGCCGCCGCCCGCGCCTGGTACCAAAGCCCCGCCTACCAAGAGGCCCGCAAGCACCGCTTCCAGGGCGCCGATTACCGTGTCTTCCTGGTGGATGGCCTGACAGAGGCATGA
- a CDS encoding FUSC family protein, with the protein MPPFLRTYLTPSATAVKFAIKTTLAMMLALYVALAFDVERPYWALISAAFLQICPMSGMVVEKGICQLGGTALGALVGIFIMALFAQARLPALLTLTYWIMLCTYVGSLWRNNYTYGCLMAAVTAMLIVVISSGSTPAGIFDIAVARMTELGLGALCAMLVSALLWPSHVGTHLATQADTVINEAFTHAALRLDASDDVTAMQHALRGSLTPLTVLETDSQAARFEGPAGPGRVRATHVLTRRTLRFFATLQALHQLMLDHADRLAPHSIELARRIAQEFRDAEHVKGVTEARAALQTLRTHVHTCDEPTSEAPLDRRVRLGLRETIGHAMVMLDAREAIAHPSRHRLRSTPLTWHRDHLSAGINALRSGLLFALLATFWIVTAWQSAMIAMMLGTLFSAFFASRDNPIAITMMFYKGMLAAIPSAFLFGHVLLSQVNGFPLLALIFGTPLFLGLLGATQPATMGYCLAFTIFNILLTMPGNGMDFSFDAFANRAVAVVIGLTSVVMAFRLLPGPGAKLRKRRLINAITRDINDLRKRATHQAETRFSGHMADRLLHLAQHDDLLPEEQRHLFVLGLTGLDVGTAILRLRDQLDTAPHPHIREAHAHLLRTLANGFEAGANGRPPQGILDAGQQLDDALARHDNVTGDRRVLLKGLVERLDLALERLARLMAERTT; encoded by the coding sequence ATGCCGCCCTTCTTACGCACCTATCTCACGCCCAGCGCCACGGCGGTAAAATTTGCCATTAAAACCACGCTGGCCATGATGCTGGCGCTTTATGTGGCGCTGGCCTTCGACGTGGAGCGCCCCTACTGGGCGTTGATTTCGGCAGCGTTTCTACAAATTTGCCCCATGAGCGGCATGGTGGTCGAGAAAGGCATTTGCCAGCTAGGGGGCACCGCGCTGGGCGCCCTGGTGGGTATCTTCATCATGGCGCTGTTTGCCCAGGCACGGCTGCCTGCCCTGCTGACGCTGACCTATTGGATCATGCTGTGTACCTACGTCGGCTCGCTGTGGCGCAATAACTACACCTACGGCTGCCTCATGGCGGCCGTAACGGCCATGCTCATCGTGGTCATTTCCAGCGGCAGCACCCCGGCGGGCATTTTCGATATCGCCGTCGCGCGCATGACCGAGCTGGGGCTAGGCGCCCTGTGCGCCATGCTGGTCAGCGCGCTACTGTGGCCATCGCATGTGGGCACGCATTTAGCGACCCAAGCCGACACGGTGATCAACGAGGCCTTCACCCACGCGGCGTTGCGGTTAGATGCCAGCGACGACGTCACCGCCATGCAACACGCATTGCGCGGCAGTCTCACCCCGCTCACCGTGCTGGAAACCGACAGCCAAGCTGCCCGCTTTGAAGGCCCTGCTGGCCCAGGCCGGGTGCGCGCCACCCACGTACTCACCCGGCGCACGCTACGCTTTTTCGCCACGCTGCAGGCACTTCACCAACTGATGCTCGACCACGCAGACAGGCTAGCCCCCCACAGCATCGAACTCGCCCGCCGCATCGCCCAAGAGTTTCGCGATGCCGAGCACGTCAAGGGCGTGACCGAGGCCAGAGCGGCCCTGCAGACGCTGCGCACCCATGTACATACATGCGATGAGCCAACATCGGAAGCGCCGTTGGATCGTCGCGTTCGTTTGGGCCTGCGGGAGACGATTGGCCACGCCATGGTCATGCTGGATGCCCGCGAGGCCATTGCCCACCCGAGCCGCCATCGGCTGCGCTCCACCCCGCTGACCTGGCACCGCGACCACCTCTCGGCAGGCATCAACGCCCTCCGCTCGGGGCTGCTGTTTGCCCTATTGGCCACGTTTTGGATCGTCACTGCCTGGCAAAGCGCCATGATCGCGATGATGCTGGGAACGCTGTTCTCTGCGTTTTTTGCCAGCCGCGACAACCCCATTGCCATCACCATGATGTTTTACAAAGGCATGCTGGCCGCGATTCCCAGCGCGTTTCTGTTTGGCCATGTGCTGCTGTCGCAAGTCAACGGCTTCCCGCTGCTGGCGCTGATTTTTGGTACCCCGCTATTTCTGGGGCTACTCGGCGCCACCCAGCCGGCCACCATGGGGTACTGCCTCGCGTTTACGATTTTCAATATTCTGCTGACCATGCCCGGTAACGGCATGGATTTCTCGTTCGATGCCTTTGCCAACCGGGCAGTCGCGGTCGTGATTGGCTTGACCAGCGTGGTCATGGCCTTTCGCTTGCTGCCGGGGCCCGGTGCCAAGCTGCGTAAACGGCGTCTGATCAACGCCATTACCCGCGACATTAACGACCTCAGAAAGCGCGCCACCCATCAAGCGGAAACGCGCTTTAGCGGCCATATGGCCGACCGCCTGCTGCACCTAGCCCAGCACGATGACCTGCTGCCAGAAGAGCAGCGCCACCTCTTCGTACTGGGGCTCACCGGGCTCGACGTGGGTACGGCCATCCTACGCCTGCGAGATCAATTAGATACCGCGCCGCACCCACACATTCGCGAGGCCCACGCGCATTTGCTGCGCACGCTTGCCAACGGTTTTGAAGCGGGTGCGAACGGGCGCCCTCCTCAGGGCATTCTCGACGCGGGGCAACAGCTGGATGATGCTCTCGCCCGCCACGACAACGTGACAGGCGATCGCCGCGTGCTGCTGAAAGGCTTGGTCGAGCGACTAGATCTGGCGTTGGAGCGGTTGGCGCGCCTCATGGCGGAACGAACGACATAA
- a CDS encoding MerR family transcriptional regulator, translated as MTHVYRIGEVAARTGCSPESIRHYEKLGLLPPPQRGEQGYRHYDQAALERISFIRHGRNLGLDLHSIQELLALSDHPDTDCSAADDIASRHLAHLEARIAKLQALADELRQVVHQCRGGKAADCQIIQTLYEHQPSCSDTRCGDSQSLLK; from the coding sequence ATGACACACGTCTACCGCATTGGCGAAGTGGCCGCCCGCACCGGCTGTTCACCGGAGAGCATTCGCCACTACGAGAAACTCGGCCTGCTGCCGCCCCCACAACGCGGTGAACAGGGCTACCGACACTACGACCAGGCGGCGCTCGAGCGCATCAGCTTCATTCGCCATGGCCGCAACCTGGGGCTAGACCTGCACAGCATTCAGGAGCTGTTAGCGCTCTCAGACCACCCTGACACCGACTGCAGCGCCGCCGATGACATTGCTAGCCGCCATCTCGCGCACCTGGAGGCGCGCATTGCCAAACTGCAGGCGCTAGCGGACGAGCTGCGCCAAGTGGTGCACCAGTGCCGGGGCGGCAAAGCCGCCGACTGCCAAATCATCCAAACGCTGTATGAGCACCAGCCCAGCTGCAGTGACACCCGCTGTGGCGACAGCCAATCTTTGCTCAAATGA
- a CDS encoding RidA family protein, giving the protein MAKRDVVFPKGRQALYEQNAYSAAVRTGDFLFVSGQVGSREDGSPEPDFAAQVQLAFDNLQRVLTAAGASFEDIVDVTSFHTDPDTQFETVMAAKARAFPEKPYPNWTAVGVTWLAGFDFEIKVIARLPA; this is encoded by the coding sequence ATGGCTAAGCGCGACGTCGTTTTCCCCAAGGGCCGCCAGGCGCTTTATGAGCAGAACGCCTATTCGGCGGCTGTCCGCACCGGTGATTTTTTATTCGTGTCGGGCCAGGTTGGCAGCCGTGAAGACGGCTCCCCCGAGCCAGACTTCGCTGCCCAGGTACAGCTCGCCTTCGACAATTTGCAGCGAGTTTTAACAGCGGCAGGCGCTAGCTTCGAGGATATCGTCGATGTGACGAGTTTCCACACCGACCCCGACACTCAGTTCGAGACGGTGATGGCCGCCAAAGCACGTGCGTTTCCAGAAAAGCCCTACCCCAACTGGACGGCGGTCGGGGTGACGTGGCTGGCGGGATTCGACTTTGAGATCAAGGTCATCGCTCGGCTCCCTGCATAA
- a CDS encoding cupin, translated as MDAPSPDTLYLDADGATGYPNAALPVLIYRHVVDTSDAEKRADAFERLFQRHHWLPAWRYHLYDFDHFHSTAHEALGIFRGQTLARLGGPNGRTLMLYPGDVLVLPAGVGHASLTADDDFCMVGAYPPNQQPEIELGDPARLGEAQNRAARVAIPEFSPVGGPLSDLWQSATP; from the coding sequence ATGGACGCTCCGTCACCCGACACACTCTACCTGGATGCCGACGGTGCCACCGGCTATCCCAACGCCGCCTTACCGGTGCTGATTTACCGGCATGTCGTCGACACCAGCGACGCGGAGAAGCGAGCCGACGCATTCGAACGCCTGTTCCAACGCCACCACTGGCTGCCCGCTTGGCGCTATCACCTCTACGACTTCGATCACTTTCACTCAACGGCTCATGAGGCATTGGGTATCTTTCGCGGGCAAACCCTGGCACGCCTGGGGGGTCCTAACGGCCGCACATTGATGCTTTATCCTGGCGATGTGTTGGTACTACCTGCCGGTGTCGGCCACGCCAGTCTGACCGCCGACGATGATTTCTGCATGGTGGGTGCCTATCCCCCTAACCAGCAGCCCGAGATCGAGCTCGGTGACCCCGCACGACTCGGCGAAGCGCAAAACCGCGCAGCCCGCGTGGCGATTCCCGAGTTCAGCCCGGTCGGGGGGCCATTGAGCGATCTCTGGCAATCGGCGACGCCTTGA
- a CDS encoding HlyD family secretion protein has protein sequence MRPSLRVLLTLLIVAIAIAAGAWLWRYYLYTPWTRDARIHADVITIAPDVTGWVKRLDVADTDYIAQGDTLFTIDDTRYQAAVDSAQATLEHRQATLELNRAEAGRRNQLSNRQAISAEAQQIAQINSRIAEADVKQAQSALESAQLDLARTQVVAPVRGHVLNVQLTSGNFVNRGTPVMALIADDSYYVMGYFEETKMASIEVGDPVEVVLMNGNTHLNGRVAGIGRGIADSNTALNQQLLPQVQPTFSWVRLAQRIPVRITLDDVPDDTLLSVGMTATVRVRPEPSAQATSP, from the coding sequence ATGCGCCCATCGCTGAGAGTGCTGCTGACGCTACTGATCGTCGCCATCGCCATCGCCGCAGGGGCGTGGCTATGGCGCTACTATCTTTACACCCCCTGGACACGGGACGCCCGGATTCATGCGGACGTGATCACCATCGCCCCCGACGTCACCGGCTGGGTAAAGCGCCTGGACGTTGCCGATACCGACTATATTGCCCAGGGCGACACGCTGTTTACCATCGACGATACCCGCTACCAAGCCGCCGTCGATAGCGCCCAGGCGACCCTGGAGCATCGGCAAGCCACCCTGGAGCTCAACCGTGCCGAAGCAGGCCGTCGCAACCAGTTGAGCAACCGCCAGGCCATTAGCGCCGAGGCCCAGCAGATCGCCCAGATCAACTCGCGGATAGCCGAAGCCGATGTCAAACAGGCGCAGTCGGCGCTGGAGAGCGCGCAGCTCGATCTCGCCCGTACCCAGGTCGTCGCCCCTGTGAGAGGGCATGTACTCAACGTTCAACTCACCAGCGGCAACTTCGTCAATCGCGGTACGCCAGTGATGGCGCTCATCGCCGATGACTCCTACTACGTCATGGGCTATTTCGAAGAGACCAAAATGGCCTCCATCGAGGTGGGTGACCCGGTCGAAGTGGTGCTGATGAATGGCAATACCCACTTGAACGGACGCGTCGCGGGAATTGGCCGCGGCATTGCCGACAGCAACACGGCGCTCAATCAACAGCTGCTTCCCCAAGTACAGCCCACGTTTAGCTGGGTGCGACTAGCGCAGCGTATTCCTGTGCGCATCACCTTGGACGATGTTCCCGACGACACCCTGCTCAGCGTGGGCATGACCGCCACCGTGCGCGTACGTCCTGAACCGAGTGCTCAGGCCACTTCGCCGTAA
- a CDS encoding DUF2231 domain-containing protein — protein sequence MTATRTHTYQRGLPLFHSVFLVGCLPLFLGATLSDYAYANSYQIQWATFAAWLNAGGLVFAGLALLSALISFFRARSRSIILLIYPALLLLTWVLGFVNALIHSRDAWGMMPIAFALSMVVTIFAGTAVWMGFSRFGHGGKP from the coding sequence GTGACAGCTACCCGTACGCATACCTATCAACGTGGGCTGCCCCTCTTTCATTCGGTGTTTTTGGTGGGGTGTCTGCCGCTGTTTCTAGGCGCCACGCTCAGCGACTACGCCTACGCCAATAGCTATCAAATCCAGTGGGCCACCTTCGCCGCTTGGCTAAATGCCGGTGGATTGGTGTTTGCGGGGCTCGCATTGCTTAGCGCCCTCATTAGTTTCTTCCGTGCCAGGTCGCGCAGCATCATTCTCCTGATCTATCCCGCACTATTGCTGCTCACGTGGGTGCTCGGCTTTGTGAACGCCCTGATCCACTCGCGAGACGCCTGGGGCATGATGCCGATTGCTTTTGCCCTCTCCATGGTGGTCACCATTTTTGCGGGCACCGCCGTTTGGATGGGATTTTCCCGTTTTGGCCACGGAGGTAAACCATGA
- a CDS encoding LysR family transcriptional regulator encodes MDRFNAMQAFARVVETGSFTKAAETLHLSKTSVTQLVQQLEGRLRVKLLNRTTRKVNVTADGAAYYERVIKLLADLDDAETSLSAASLQPRGRLRVDVPSPFARMILIPALPAFYARYPEIQLDLGVSDRRVDLLEEGVDCVVRGGEMTDLSLVARRVGDLTMGVYATPGYLEMRGYPAHPQALSLPPHYMVNFRWERTNMAFLNTLRRDDESVTVQGSYVISVDDGNAGLAAGLAGLGVLWLPDYMAREHVSRGDLVRLFDDWHIDPMPMYIAFPPNRHVSAKLRVFMNWVEALMAQHAPRVERRRQ; translated from the coding sequence ATGGATCGTTTCAATGCTATGCAAGCATTCGCCCGTGTCGTGGAAACGGGCAGCTTCACCAAGGCCGCGGAAACACTTCACTTGAGTAAGACCAGCGTGACGCAGCTCGTGCAGCAATTAGAGGGGCGGCTGCGCGTTAAGCTGTTGAATCGCACCACCCGCAAGGTGAATGTGACCGCAGATGGGGCCGCTTACTATGAGCGAGTCATCAAGCTGCTGGCCGACCTGGACGATGCCGAAACAAGCCTTTCTGCTGCGTCGCTGCAGCCACGCGGCCGACTGAGGGTCGACGTGCCCAGTCCGTTTGCTCGGATGATCTTGATTCCAGCCTTGCCCGCTTTCTACGCTCGGTATCCCGAGATTCAGCTCGATCTAGGGGTGAGTGATCGCAGAGTGGACCTTTTGGAAGAAGGCGTGGACTGCGTCGTTCGCGGCGGAGAGATGACGGACTTATCGTTGGTGGCACGTCGGGTGGGGGATTTGACGATGGGGGTTTATGCCACACCTGGTTATCTGGAAATGCGTGGTTATCCGGCGCACCCGCAGGCGCTGTCACTCCCACCCCACTACATGGTGAATTTCAGGTGGGAGCGGACAAATATGGCGTTTCTCAATACCTTGAGGCGTGATGACGAGAGTGTCACCGTGCAAGGGAGCTACGTGATCTCGGTTGATGACGGGAACGCGGGTTTGGCCGCTGGTTTGGCGGGGCTCGGTGTCCTTTGGCTCCCGGATTATATGGCCCGAGAGCATGTGTCTCGCGGTGACCTGGTGCGTTTGTTTGACGATTGGCACATTGATCCGATGCCCATGTATATCGCTTTTCCACCGAATCGGCACGTGAGTGCCAAGCTGCGCGTGTTCATGAACTGGGTAGAGGCGTTAATGGCTCAGCATGCGCCTCGGGTGGAGCGACGTCGTCAATGA
- a CDS encoding NYN domain-containing protein, producing the protein MTRVAIFVDTQNVYYTVREAYGKHFDYRRFWAKVTANREVVAARCYAIDKGDAKQREFQTILRSIGFDVRLKPFIQRADGSAKGDWDVGITLDAIEYAEKVDVVVLVSGDGDFDLLAQKIREVHGKRVEVYGVPQLTAASLINAASEFIPIERELLLGG; encoded by the coding sequence ATGACCCGCGTCGCCATCTTCGTCGATACCCAGAACGTCTATTACACCGTGCGCGAGGCCTACGGCAAACACTTCGATTACCGCCGTTTCTGGGCCAAGGTGACGGCGAACCGGGAGGTGGTGGCCGCCCGCTGCTACGCCATCGATAAGGGCGATGCCAAGCAGCGCGAGTTCCAAACTATCCTTCGCTCGATTGGGTTTGATGTCCGGCTCAAGCCCTTCATTCAGCGAGCGGACGGCTCCGCCAAGGGCGATTGGGACGTCGGCATCACTCTCGATGCCATCGAATACGCCGAGAAGGTGGATGTGGTGGTGCTGGTGTCCGGCGATGGCGACTTCGATCTGTTAGCCCAGAAAATCCGTGAGGTGCACGGTAAACGTGTCGAGGTCTACGGCGTGCCCCAGCTCACCGCCGCCTCGCTCATCAATGCCGCGAGCGAGTTCATCCCCATCGAGCGTGAGCTGTTGTTGGGCGGATAG
- a CDS encoding type IV toxin-antitoxin system AbiEi family antitoxin produces MSTQNKSILKNLLEAIPPGFMADTAWLERHGVSRFLARKYVENGWLERVNRGVFRRPVPSTAIDWKTCLLSMQHIMRYDIHIGGTTALSLQGYDHYLRLGSNAPVWVYGDTIPSWLSKLPLTAPIKIRNTSLFSDSSLGLANQRNNDEDALPWEWVLNMSMPERAVMEAMDELPDHESFHHLDMLFESLTTLRPKVLSVLLHSCKKIKVKRLFFVFADRHDHPWRKRLDVTAFNLGSGDRALVKGGKIHPRYRIMVPAEFTGEGASDGT; encoded by the coding sequence ATGAGCACACAAAATAAATCAATATTAAAGAACCTATTAGAAGCCATACCACCTGGGTTTATGGCGGATACCGCTTGGCTTGAACGACATGGCGTTAGCCGCTTTCTGGCACGTAAATACGTCGAAAATGGCTGGCTAGAGAGGGTTAACCGAGGCGTATTCCGGCGTCCTGTGCCCAGCACAGCCATCGATTGGAAAACCTGCCTGCTCTCCATGCAGCACATCATGCGTTATGACATTCATATCGGAGGCACCACGGCACTCTCCTTGCAGGGGTATGATCATTATTTACGTTTGGGCAGCAATGCGCCTGTTTGGGTATACGGTGATACGATCCCTAGCTGGCTCAGCAAGCTACCACTTACCGCCCCCATCAAAATCCGCAACACGTCACTGTTTTCTGATTCATCGCTAGGGCTAGCTAATCAGAGAAACAATGATGAAGACGCACTGCCATGGGAGTGGGTGCTGAATATGTCGATGCCCGAAAGGGCGGTGATGGAAGCTATGGATGAGCTGCCCGACCACGAGAGCTTTCATCACCTCGATATGCTCTTTGAGAGCTTGACGACGTTACGACCAAAAGTGCTGTCCGTACTACTGCACAGTTGTAAGAAGATTAAGGTAAAGCGGCTATTCTTTGTCTTTGCGGATCGCCATGACCACCCTTGGCGCAAGCGTCTTGATGTCACCGCGTTCAACCTTGGCAGTGGCGATAGGGCACTCGTCAAAGGCGGTAAGATTCATCCTCGCTATCGTATTATGGTGCCTGCAGAATTTACGGGGGAGGGTGCTAGCGATGGCACGTGA
- a CDS encoding permease: MTLMTELLQIALTAAPWLLLGLVIAGMIKAWLPESLLQRWMGGRGLGSIVRAAVIGMPLPLCSCGAIPTAIALHRGGAGRGPTTSFLISTPGQPSARATAPLVGVVSVGGAGAGGY, translated from the coding sequence ATGACGCTGATGACCGAGCTGCTGCAAATTGCGCTGACGGCGGCCCCGTGGCTGCTGCTGGGGCTGGTGATTGCCGGCATGATCAAGGCATGGTTGCCAGAAAGCTTGCTACAGCGCTGGATGGGCGGGCGCGGCCTGGGCAGCATCGTGAGGGCGGCGGTGATTGGCATGCCCCTGCCGCTGTGTTCCTGCGGGGCGATTCCCACTGCGATTGCCCTGCACCGGGGCGGCGCGGGACGCGGGCCAACGACCTCGTTTTTGATCAGTACCCCAGGCCAGCCAAGTGCAAGAGCTACTGCCCCACTGGTTGGAGTGGTTAGCGTTGGTGGTGCTGGCGCTGGTGGCTATTAG
- a CDS encoding PQQ-dependent sugar dehydrogenase gives MLAAGSVSAQEFTRYGPNPTLPEPSRGLLPSMSVPEPAEWGDTLPNVPEGYTITAIATDLQIPRQTLVLPNGDILVAEGSGGNAPSLKPKDFVAGLIKSQGTTSVQSGNRLTLLHDGDGDGRYEEQTTFAEDLNAPYGLALIDDTLYVANQDALVRFDYEEGQTQASGPPEVVTQLPAEINHHWTKAMTASADGEFLYVGIGSNSNITERGMEAEVNRAEIWQIDPDTGMHRPYATGLRNPTAMAIQPDTDQLWTVVNERDELGPDLVPDYLTTVQEGGFYGWPYSYWGQHVDPRVQPRNPEKVESAIAPDYALGSHVAPLGLAFSNASMGDEFANGVFIGEHGSWNRADPVGYKVVFVPFSNGQPSGDPVDFVSGFLTDDGSTRGRPVGVTVDPDGALIIADDLTNAIWRVTPDDASMRRE, from the coding sequence ATGCTGGCAGCCGGTAGTGTCAGCGCCCAAGAGTTCACCCGCTACGGGCCAAACCCCACGCTACCCGAGCCTTCCCGCGGCCTGCTGCCCAGCATGAGCGTGCCCGAACCCGCCGAGTGGGGCGACACTCTCCCTAACGTGCCCGAGGGCTACACGATTACCGCGATAGCCACCGACTTGCAGATCCCCCGCCAAACCCTGGTGCTGCCCAATGGCGATATTTTGGTGGCAGAAGGCAGCGGTGGTAACGCCCCCTCTCTCAAGCCAAAGGATTTCGTGGCTGGGCTGATCAAATCACAAGGCACGACCTCCGTGCAGAGCGGTAACCGGCTGACACTGTTACACGATGGCGATGGCGACGGCCGCTATGAAGAGCAAACCACCTTTGCGGAAGATCTTAACGCTCCCTACGGCCTCGCGCTGATCGATGACACCCTCTATGTCGCCAACCAGGATGCCCTGGTACGCTTCGATTACGAAGAGGGCCAAACCCAGGCCAGCGGACCACCCGAGGTGGTTACCCAGCTCCCCGCCGAGATCAACCACCACTGGACCAAAGCGATGACCGCCAGTGCCGATGGGGAGTTTCTGTATGTAGGGATTGGCTCCAACAGCAACATCACCGAGCGCGGTATGGAGGCAGAGGTCAATCGCGCCGAAATTTGGCAGATCGACCCTGACACCGGCATGCACCGGCCCTATGCCACGGGGCTTCGCAACCCCACCGCCATGGCGATCCAGCCCGACACCGACCAGCTATGGACGGTGGTCAACGAGCGTGACGAGCTAGGCCCAGATCTCGTGCCTGATTACCTCACTACCGTTCAAGAAGGCGGCTTTTACGGCTGGCCCTACAGTTACTGGGGCCAGCATGTCGACCCCCGCGTGCAGCCTCGCAACCCGGAGAAAGTCGAAAGTGCCATCGCGCCGGATTATGCCCTAGGCTCCCACGTGGCACCGCTCGGCCTGGCTTTCTCGAACGCGTCCATGGGTGATGAGTTTGCCAACGGGGTGTTCATTGGCGAGCACGGTAGTTGGAACCGCGCCGACCCCGTTGGCTACAAAGTGGTGTTCGTACCCTTTAGTAATGGCCAGCCCAGCGGTGACCCCGTCGATTTCGTCTCGGGCTTTCTCACCGATGACGGCAGCACCCGTGGTCGCCCGGTGGGGGTGACCGTCGACCCCGACGGTGCACTGATCATTGCCGACGATCTCACTAACGCCATTTGGCGCGTGACCCCGGACGACGCGTCAATGAGGCGCGAGTGA